Proteins encoded by one window of Kribbella flavida DSM 17836:
- the solA gene encoding N-methyl-L-tryptophan oxidase, whose protein sequence is METLRTDVVVVGLGAFGSATLWRLAARGADVVGIERQAVGHAFGSSHGTTRLFRIACMEHPGLPPIAQKSLELWNTLGADTGQVLVEQTGSLNAGPPGSVPVVGTREAAAAAGIPVVELDHAELVARQPQYAGLGPDDVGVWDPGAGICYPEPIVQSQVAAARRLGAQVFEHTFVTSVEIERDGVLVRTPTVEIRAQQVVVAAGAWLGKLVPGLPLAPRRTPLYWFQPRDPASAEFTLERFPSFIWQRPTGAGFWGHGSGDGFGVKLGLEYDGRVAGTPVQDADEVDRYIHPRDDVEEIAAAVSEGFPGLDPVPVKLMPCMVTDSPDGQFLIGRPDDGGRLVVAGGDSGHGFKHAGGLGELLAQLTLGEKTYCDTAFLDPRRYAN, encoded by the coding sequence ATGGAGACACTGCGCACGGACGTCGTTGTCGTCGGACTGGGCGCGTTCGGTTCGGCGACGCTCTGGCGGCTGGCCGCTCGCGGCGCCGACGTCGTTGGGATCGAGCGGCAGGCGGTCGGGCACGCGTTCGGCTCGTCGCACGGGACCACCCGGTTGTTCCGGATCGCGTGCATGGAGCATCCGGGGCTGCCGCCCATCGCCCAGAAGTCGCTCGAGCTGTGGAACACGCTGGGCGCCGACACCGGACAGGTCCTCGTCGAGCAGACCGGTTCCTTGAACGCCGGTCCACCCGGCAGTGTCCCGGTCGTCGGCACGCGCGAGGCCGCGGCGGCCGCGGGCATACCGGTCGTGGAGCTGGATCATGCCGAGCTGGTCGCGCGCCAGCCGCAGTACGCCGGGCTCGGGCCGGACGATGTCGGGGTGTGGGACCCGGGCGCCGGGATCTGCTACCCGGAGCCGATCGTGCAGTCCCAGGTTGCCGCGGCGCGCCGGCTCGGGGCGCAGGTCTTCGAGCACACATTCGTGACCTCGGTGGAGATCGAGCGTGACGGGGTGCTGGTGCGGACGCCCACGGTCGAGATCCGGGCGCAGCAGGTGGTCGTGGCGGCCGGGGCGTGGCTGGGAAAGCTGGTTCCCGGGTTGCCGCTGGCGCCTCGGCGGACGCCGCTGTACTGGTTCCAGCCGCGGGATCCGGCCTCGGCCGAGTTCACACTGGAGCGCTTTCCGTCGTTCATCTGGCAACGGCCGACCGGAGCCGGGTTCTGGGGCCACGGCTCCGGCGACGGCTTCGGGGTGAAGCTCGGCCTCGAGTACGACGGCCGCGTCGCCGGTACGCCGGTGCAGGACGCGGACGAGGTCGACCGGTACATCCATCCCCGTGACGACGTGGAGGAGATCGCGGCTGCGGTGAGCGAGGGGTTCCCCGGCCTCGACCCGGTGCCGGTGAAGCTGATGCCGTGCATGGTGACCGACTCGCCGGACGGCCAGTTCCTGATCGGGCGCCCGGACGACGGCGGCCGACTGGTGGTCGCGGGCGGAGACTCCGGCCACGGCTTCAAGCACGCCGGCGGCCTGGGCGAACTGCTCGCCCAACTGACGCTGGGGGAGAAGACCTACTGCGACACCGCGTTCCTCGACCCCCGGCGCTACGCCAACTGA
- a CDS encoding sirohydrochlorin chelatase: MTAPALVVLAHGSRDPRSAATVHALVSCLREMRDDLRIEASFLDHCPPTPYQVIGKLEAEGVEEIVVLPLLLSSAFHARVDIPAVVDEARGRFPQLRIIASDVLGYDDSLLDVLDRRMRAELKDGRVRELDALVLACAGSSDSQANAAVARLARLWGQRHKLPVTAAFTTAASPSPAEAVLQWRLEGRRHVAVGSFFLAPGVLPDRAETTARKAGAVAVSRPLGVSAEVARLVLLRYGVAGLDLLTLAAPTPRPQLVRTA, translated from the coding sequence GTGACTGCTCCAGCTCTCGTGGTCCTCGCCCACGGCAGCCGCGATCCGCGCTCGGCCGCCACCGTGCACGCACTCGTCAGCTGCCTGCGCGAGATGCGCGACGACCTGCGGATCGAAGCCTCCTTCCTCGACCACTGCCCGCCCACGCCGTACCAGGTGATCGGCAAGCTCGAAGCCGAGGGCGTGGAGGAGATCGTCGTGCTGCCGCTGCTGCTGTCGTCGGCCTTCCACGCCCGGGTCGACATCCCGGCCGTGGTGGACGAGGCGCGCGGCCGGTTCCCGCAGCTGCGCATCATCGCCTCCGACGTGCTCGGGTACGACGACTCGCTGCTGGACGTGCTCGACCGGCGGATGCGGGCCGAGCTCAAGGACGGCCGGGTCCGGGAGCTGGACGCGCTGGTGCTCGCCTGCGCCGGGTCCAGCGACTCGCAGGCGAACGCGGCCGTCGCCCGGCTCGCGCGGCTGTGGGGTCAGCGGCACAAGCTGCCCGTCACCGCGGCGTTCACCACCGCGGCGTCGCCGAGCCCGGCCGAGGCCGTCCTGCAGTGGCGGCTGGAAGGTCGCCGGCACGTTGCCGTCGGCTCCTTCTTCCTGGCGCCCGGCGTGCTGCCGGACCGGGCCGAGACGACCGCCCGCAAGGCCGGGGCGGTCGCGGTCTCCCGTCCGCTCGGCGTGAGCGCCGAGGTGGCCCGCCTGGTCCTGCTGCGCTACGGCGTCGCCGGGCTCGACCTGCTCACGCTGGCCGCGCCGACGCCTCGCCCGCAGCTGGTCCGCACCGCCTGA
- a CDS encoding sulfate adenylyltransferase subunit 1, whose translation MSTAENTLAQHADAAETGHAKADLEQLAQRQLLRLATAGSVDDGKSTLVGRLLHDCKAILADQIAHVQTVTASRGGARGTGGDFDFALLTDGLRAEREQGITIDVAYRYFATDKRSFILADCPGHVQYTRNTVTGASTADVVIILVDARHGVLEQTRRHLAVAGLLRVPHVVLAVNKIDLVGYDQAVFKGITKDVTQLADQLGITDIQAIPVSALIGDNVVDRSPATSWYTGPTLLEFLENASGRSDLSAQPLRFPVQYVIRPQTNDQYRDYRGYTGTVASGTITVGDPVIVLPAGRRTTVAGIDRAIVTPTSTAVAERPSAVAGEAITVRLTDDLDVARGSVIVAADSSPGTRRELSATVCWLSDRPLTVGARLLIKHTTTTAQAIVTKINGALDLNTLGVIDAAGLDLNDIGKVQLKIAAPLAADPYSSNIITGSFLLIDAHDGWTLAAGMIDDEEGELL comes from the coding sequence ATGAGCACCGCCGAGAACACTCTCGCCCAGCACGCCGACGCTGCCGAGACCGGTCACGCCAAGGCTGATCTGGAGCAGCTGGCGCAGCGCCAGCTGCTGCGGCTGGCCACCGCGGGCTCCGTCGACGACGGCAAGTCCACCCTGGTCGGCCGGCTGCTGCACGACTGCAAAGCGATCCTGGCCGACCAGATCGCCCACGTGCAGACCGTCACAGCATCACGAGGGGGAGCCCGCGGCACTGGGGGCGACTTCGACTTCGCCCTGCTCACCGACGGCCTACGCGCCGAACGCGAACAAGGCATCACCATCGACGTCGCCTACCGCTACTTCGCCACCGACAAACGCTCCTTCATCCTCGCCGACTGCCCCGGCCACGTGCAATACACCCGCAACACCGTCACCGGCGCCTCCACCGCCGACGTCGTCATCATCCTCGTCGACGCCCGCCACGGAGTCCTCGAACAAACCCGCCGCCACCTCGCCGTCGCCGGCCTCCTGCGCGTGCCCCACGTCGTCCTCGCAGTCAACAAGATCGACCTCGTCGGCTACGACCAGGCCGTCTTCAAAGGCATCACCAAAGACGTCACCCAACTGGCCGACCAGCTCGGCATCACCGACATCCAAGCCATCCCGGTCTCGGCCCTGATCGGCGACAACGTAGTGGACCGCTCCCCCGCCACCTCCTGGTACACCGGCCCCACACTGCTGGAATTCCTGGAGAACGCTTCCGGGCGATCCGACCTGTCCGCGCAGCCGCTGCGATTCCCCGTCCAATACGTCATCCGGCCACAGACCAACGACCAGTACCGCGACTACCGCGGCTACACCGGCACCGTCGCCTCCGGCACCATCACCGTCGGCGACCCGGTGATCGTGCTGCCGGCCGGCCGGCGCACGACTGTCGCCGGCATCGACCGAGCGATCGTCACCCCGACCAGCACGGCCGTCGCCGAACGACCCTCCGCAGTCGCCGGCGAAGCCATCACCGTCCGGCTGACCGACGACCTCGACGTCGCCCGCGGCTCGGTCATCGTCGCCGCCGACTCCTCCCCCGGCACCCGCCGCGAGTTGTCGGCCACCGTGTGCTGGCTGTCCGACCGCCCGCTGACCGTGGGCGCCCGGCTGCTGATCAAGCACACCACCACCACCGCTCAGGCCATCGTCACCAAGATCAACGGCGCACTGGACCTGAACACGCTCGGAGTCATCGACGCCGCCGGGCTCGACCTGAACGACATCGGCAAGGTGCAGCTCAAGATCGCCGCCCCGCTGGCCGCCGACCCGTACTCCAGCAACATCATCACCGGATCGTTCCTGCTGATCGACGCCCACGACGGGTGGACGCTCGCGGCCGGCATGATCGACGACGAAGAAGGGGAACTGCTGTGA
- the cysD gene encoding sulfate adenylyltransferase subunit CysD translates to MTATTLPSATTLVPAASPVTELDALESESVFVFREVAAEFERPVILFSGGKDSIVMLHLARKAFAPGAVPFSLLHVDTGHNFPEVLAYRDATVEALGLRLEVASVEDYLADGRLRERSDGTRNPLQTVPLLDAINTHRFDAVFGGGRRDEERARAKERIFSLRDEFGQWDPRNQRPELWSLYNGKHKPGEHVRVFPLSNWTELDVWNYIARESIELPSIYYAHQRDVFERDGMLLAVGPYSQPRDGETVERRVVRYRTVGDMSCTGAVASTAASPAEVVVEVAASELTERGATRADDRVSEAAMEDRKREGYF, encoded by the coding sequence ATGACCGCCACAACTTTGCCCTCGGCAACGACACTGGTGCCGGCAGCATCTCCTGTGACCGAGCTGGATGCTCTGGAGAGCGAGTCCGTCTTCGTGTTTCGTGAGGTGGCGGCGGAGTTCGAGCGGCCGGTGATCTTGTTCTCCGGTGGCAAGGACTCGATCGTGATGCTGCACCTGGCGCGGAAGGCGTTCGCGCCCGGGGCGGTCCCGTTCAGCTTGCTGCACGTGGACACCGGGCACAACTTCCCCGAGGTGCTGGCCTACCGCGACGCGACCGTCGAGGCGCTCGGGCTGCGGCTGGAGGTCGCCAGCGTGGAGGACTACCTGGCCGACGGCCGGCTGCGCGAGCGCTCCGACGGCACCCGCAACCCGCTGCAGACCGTTCCGTTGCTGGACGCCATCAACACCCACCGGTTCGACGCCGTGTTCGGCGGCGGCCGACGCGACGAAGAGCGCGCCCGGGCCAAGGAACGGATCTTCAGCCTGCGCGACGAGTTCGGCCAGTGGGACCCCCGCAACCAACGCCCCGAGCTCTGGTCGCTCTACAACGGCAAACACAAACCCGGCGAACACGTCCGGGTGTTCCCACTGTCCAACTGGACCGAGCTCGACGTCTGGAACTACATCGCCCGCGAGAGCATCGAACTCCCGAGCATCTACTACGCCCACCAGCGCGACGTGTTCGAGCGCGACGGCATGCTGCTGGCCGTCGGCCCCTACTCCCAACCACGAGACGGCGAGACCGTCGAGCGCCGCGTGGTCCGGTACCGCACGGTCGGCGACATGTCCTGCACCGGCGCCGTCGCCAGTACGGCGGCCTCGCCGGCCGAGGTGGTCGTCGAGGTCGCCGCCAGCGAGCTGACCGAGCGTGGCGCCACGCGCGCCGACGACCGGGTCAGCGAAGCCGCGATGGAAGACCGTAAGCGAGAGGGGTACTTCTGA
- a CDS encoding phosphoadenylyl-sulfate reductase, with the protein MSTDLKTLAEEANEQLAGASALEVLAWARETFGDELVVTASMADGALPHLAAQAAPGVDVLFLDTGYHFAETIGTRDAVAATLPINLINATPKQTVAEQDAEYGKDLFARDPDTCCALRKVEPLNRVLSGYKAWVTGVRREEAPTRANTQLVEYDAKRDMVKLNPIAPWTQADLDGYIADNGVLVNLLQYDGYPSIGCKPCTRQVAPGEDPRSGRWAGQGKIECGLHV; encoded by the coding sequence ATGAGTACTGACTTGAAGACGCTCGCCGAGGAGGCGAACGAGCAACTCGCCGGCGCGTCGGCGCTGGAGGTGCTGGCCTGGGCCCGCGAGACCTTCGGCGACGAGCTCGTGGTGACCGCCTCGATGGCCGACGGCGCTCTCCCTCACCTGGCGGCACAGGCGGCGCCCGGGGTCGACGTGCTGTTCCTGGACACCGGCTACCACTTCGCCGAGACGATCGGCACCCGGGACGCGGTCGCCGCGACGCTGCCGATCAACCTGATCAACGCGACGCCGAAGCAGACCGTCGCCGAGCAGGACGCGGAGTACGGCAAGGACCTGTTCGCCCGCGACCCGGACACGTGCTGCGCGCTGCGCAAGGTGGAGCCGCTGAACCGGGTGCTGTCCGGCTACAAGGCCTGGGTGACCGGCGTACGCCGGGAAGAGGCGCCGACCCGCGCGAACACCCAGCTGGTCGAGTACGACGCCAAGCGGGACATGGTGAAGCTGAACCCGATCGCGCCCTGGACCCAGGCCGACCTCGACGGCTACATCGCCGACAACGGCGTCCTGGTCAACCTGCTGCAGTACGACGGCTACCCGTCCATCGGCTGCAAGCCGTGCACCCGCCAGGTCGCCCCCGGCGAAGACCCCCGCAGCGGCCGCTGGGCCGGCCAGGGCAAGATCGAATGCGGACTCCACGTATGA
- a CDS encoding nitrite/sulfite reductase yields MTGVTSAPRKPARPRKGKGEGQWALGYREPLNKNEENKKNDDGLNVRARIENVYAHRGFDSIDPADLRGRFRWWGLYTQRKPGIDGGRTATLEPEELDDKYFMLRVRIEGGQLSTEQLRVIAEVSSTYARDTADITDRQNIQLHWIRVEDVPAIWQKLEAVGLYTTEACGDVPRVIISSPVAGIAADEIIDPTPAVEQIVEKYIGSTEFSNLPRKFKTAMTGHPSHDVVPEVNDVSFVGVVHPEHGPGFDLWVGGGLSTTPMLAQRVGAWIPLEEVHLAWKGVVSIFRDYGYRRLRNRARLKYLVADWGMDKFRQVLEDEYLHRKLIDGPAPEVPAVQGDHVGVHRQKDGRYYVGVAPVVGRVSGALLAKVADVVAAHGSDRIRTTVQQKLIVLDVEESKVESLVEQLGALGFQARPSAWRRNTMACTGIEFCKLAIVETKARAAQLIDELEERIPDLDVPITVNVNGCPNSCARIQVADIGLKGQLVLGADGTQVPGYQVHLGGGLGLDAGFGRKLRGHKVTAEGLTDYIERVTQNYLKERSDGERFAQWVVRADEEALQ; encoded by the coding sequence ATGACTGGCGTCACCTCCGCACCCCGTAAGCCGGCCCGCCCCCGCAAAGGCAAGGGCGAAGGACAGTGGGCGCTCGGCTACCGCGAGCCGTTGAACAAGAACGAGGAGAACAAGAAGAACGACGACGGCCTGAACGTCCGGGCCCGGATCGAGAACGTCTACGCGCACCGGGGCTTCGACTCGATCGACCCCGCCGACCTGCGCGGCCGGTTCCGCTGGTGGGGTCTCTACACCCAGCGCAAGCCCGGCATCGACGGCGGCCGGACCGCGACGCTGGAGCCGGAGGAGCTGGACGACAAGTACTTCATGCTCCGGGTCCGGATCGAGGGCGGCCAGCTCAGCACCGAGCAGCTGCGGGTGATCGCCGAGGTGTCCAGCACCTACGCGCGCGACACCGCCGACATCACCGACCGGCAGAACATCCAGCTGCACTGGATCCGGGTCGAGGACGTGCCGGCCATCTGGCAGAAGCTGGAGGCGGTCGGTCTCTACACCACCGAGGCCTGCGGCGACGTGCCCCGGGTGATCATCTCCAGCCCGGTGGCCGGCATCGCCGCCGACGAGATCATCGACCCGACGCCGGCGGTCGAGCAGATCGTCGAGAAGTACATCGGCAGCACCGAGTTCTCCAACCTGCCGCGCAAGTTCAAGACCGCGATGACCGGCCACCCGTCGCACGACGTGGTGCCGGAGGTGAACGACGTCTCCTTCGTCGGCGTGGTGCACCCCGAGCACGGACCGGGCTTCGACCTGTGGGTCGGCGGCGGCCTGTCCACCACCCCGATGCTGGCCCAGCGGGTCGGCGCGTGGATCCCGCTCGAGGAGGTGCACCTGGCCTGGAAGGGCGTGGTCAGCATCTTCCGCGACTACGGGTACCGCCGGCTGCGCAACCGCGCCCGGCTGAAGTACCTGGTCGCCGACTGGGGCATGGACAAGTTCCGCCAGGTGCTGGAGGACGAGTACCTGCACCGCAAGCTGATCGACGGCCCGGCGCCCGAAGTGCCCGCCGTCCAGGGTGACCACGTGGGCGTGCACCGGCAGAAGGACGGCCGGTACTACGTGGGCGTCGCGCCGGTGGTCGGCCGGGTGTCCGGCGCGCTGCTGGCGAAGGTGGCCGACGTGGTCGCCGCGCACGGCTCGGACCGGATCCGGACCACCGTGCAGCAGAAGCTGATCGTGCTCGACGTCGAGGAGTCGAAGGTCGAGTCGCTGGTCGAGCAGCTCGGCGCACTCGGCTTCCAGGCTCGGCCGTCGGCGTGGCGGCGCAACACGATGGCCTGCACCGGGATCGAGTTCTGCAAGCTGGCGATCGTCGAGACCAAGGCCCGCGCGGCCCAGCTGATCGACGAGCTGGAGGAGCGCATCCCCGACCTCGACGTACCGATCACCGTGAACGTGAACGGGTGCCCGAACTCGTGCGCCCGGATCCAGGTCGCCGACATCGGCCTCAAGGGCCAGCTCGTCCTCGGGGCCGACGGCACGCAGGTGCCCGGCTACCAGGTCCACCTCGGCGGCGGCCTCGGCCTGGACGCCGGCTTCGGCCGCAAGCTGCGCGGCCACAAGGTCACCGCGGAGGGACTCACCGACTACATCGAGCGCGTCACCCAAAACTACCTGAAGGAACGGTCCGACGGCGAGCGCTTCGCCCAGTGGGTCGTCCGTGCGGACGAGGAGGCACTGCAGTGA
- a CDS encoding ArsR/SmtB family transcription factor, with translation MSPANRRTADASVIAAIHHPLRRRLIDLLGVNGPATASRLAEATGELVGNVSHHLKVLAAAGVIEEAPELARTRRERWWRSAKASYTWSFADAGGDPAGELVAETAEEANLAHHATKVRQWFGLRPEYDESWIRAAFSSESWVTLTPERLEELGERIRALVQEYADAPSDGAGAEPVFVFAHAVPARP, from the coding sequence ATGAGTCCTGCCAACCGCCGAACCGCCGATGCCTCCGTGATCGCCGCCATTCACCATCCGCTGCGTCGCCGGCTGATCGACCTGCTCGGCGTCAACGGCCCGGCCACCGCGTCGCGCCTGGCCGAGGCGACCGGCGAACTGGTCGGGAACGTCAGTCACCACCTGAAAGTGCTGGCCGCGGCAGGCGTCATCGAGGAAGCGCCGGAGCTGGCCCGGACCCGGCGGGAGCGGTGGTGGCGCAGCGCCAAGGCGTCGTACACGTGGTCGTTCGCGGACGCCGGTGGTGATCCGGCCGGCGAACTGGTCGCGGAGACGGCCGAGGAGGCGAATCTGGCTCATCACGCGACCAAAGTGCGGCAGTGGTTCGGGTTGCGGCCGGAGTACGACGAGAGCTGGATCCGGGCCGCGTTCTCGTCCGAGAGTTGGGTCACACTCACCCCCGAACGCCTGGAGGAGCTCGGCGAGCGGATCCGCGCCCTGGTCCAGGAGTACGCCGATGCGCCGTCCGACGGCGCGGGGGCGGAGCCTGTTTTCGTCTTCGCCCACGCCGTCCCGGCCCGGCCATGA
- a CDS encoding MFS transporter has translation MTATAPEVVFPPLARDRRVQGWILSAGVSQAGDVAWYVGLAWSAAQVTTPAGVGLVMGIGALPRALVLLWGGALADRLDARRTMILANLGRILVLAVAAAVVGLAGVSVPLLLTVAAVFGVVDAIYTPAAGTMPRRMVRGDDLVKLAAGTQLANRLAVFVGAPLGGLLVAHGGLAAVMLVNAASFAVIAIALVWIVRPRLPQVSSGGASVRADLRAGFAYLRRDLPARTLVIALSGLNLCVGPVLAVGLVQRTSWAGWGAGSLGLFQACSGLLAAAGAVLAMRWKPSNPARTGLLALIFQAAGCAAIGLVPRAGVFVAMGVIGFTAGLASAQLSAVFQRTVDPGYLGRTSSIVSLSDEALMPVAMTGFGALVSLAGIAAACGLIGAFFAALMLWSAARMRRPPEQGGPGRLDRRKKQPAPAPE, from the coding sequence ATGACCGCGACCGCGCCGGAGGTGGTTTTTCCGCCTCTGGCCCGGGACAGACGGGTGCAGGGCTGGATTCTTTCGGCCGGGGTTTCGCAGGCCGGCGACGTCGCCTGGTACGTCGGGCTGGCGTGGAGCGCCGCGCAGGTCACGACACCCGCCGGGGTGGGGCTGGTGATGGGCATCGGCGCGCTGCCGCGGGCGCTGGTGCTGTTGTGGGGCGGCGCGCTGGCCGATCGGCTCGACGCGCGCCGGACGATGATCCTGGCCAATCTCGGGCGGATCCTCGTGCTCGCGGTCGCGGCAGCCGTCGTCGGCCTGGCCGGGGTGTCGGTTCCGTTGTTGCTCACGGTCGCGGCGGTTTTCGGTGTGGTCGACGCGATCTACACGCCGGCGGCCGGAACGATGCCGCGGCGCATGGTGCGCGGTGACGACCTGGTGAAGCTCGCCGCCGGGACGCAACTGGCGAACCGGCTGGCGGTCTTCGTCGGCGCCCCACTGGGTGGTCTGCTGGTCGCCCACGGCGGGCTGGCGGCCGTGATGCTCGTGAACGCGGCGTCGTTCGCGGTGATCGCCATCGCGCTGGTCTGGATCGTGCGCCCGCGCCTGCCACAGGTGTCGTCCGGGGGAGCGTCGGTCCGGGCGGATCTGCGAGCGGGCTTCGCTTATCTGCGCCGAGATCTGCCGGCGCGGACCCTGGTGATCGCGCTCTCCGGGCTCAATCTGTGCGTCGGTCCGGTCCTGGCAGTCGGGCTGGTGCAGCGGACCTCGTGGGCAGGGTGGGGTGCCGGTTCACTCGGGCTCTTCCAGGCGTGCTCGGGCCTGCTGGCGGCGGCCGGCGCGGTCCTTGCGATGCGCTGGAAGCCGTCGAACCCGGCCCGGACCGGTCTGCTCGCGTTGATCTTCCAGGCCGCCGGATGTGCGGCGATCGGACTGGTGCCGCGGGCCGGCGTGTTCGTGGCGATGGGCGTGATCGGCTTCACCGCGGGGCTTGCCTCGGCGCAGCTGTCGGCGGTCTTCCAGCGGACCGTCGACCCGGGCTACCTGGGGCGGACGAGCAGCATCGTGAGCTTGTCGGACGAGGCCCTGATGCCGGTGGCGATGACCGGCTTCGGCGCTCTGGTGTCGCTGGCCGGGATCGCGGCTGCCTGCGGGCTCATCGGCGCGTTCTTCGCTGCCCTGATGCTGTGGTCGGCCGCACGGATGAGGCGGCCCCCCGAACAGGGCGGACCGGGGCGACTCGATCGCCGGAAGAAGCAACCGGCGCCCGCTCCTGAATGA
- a CDS encoding glycine hydroxymethyltransferase: protein MTQPFDATAASAAYRNALEVIGAVEPTIAGAIRAELDDQRSSLKLIASENYASPATLLTMGNWLSDKYAEGTVGHRFYAGCQNVDTVEQAAADHAKALFDAPHAYVQPHSGIDANLVAFWAILANRIESPALAQASAKHVNDLSDEDWTTLRKALGDQKMLGMSLDAGGHLTHGFRPNISGKMFHQSSYGTDPETGLLDYDKVAATAREFKPLILIAGYSAYPRKIDFAKMREIADEVGATLMVDMAHFAGLVAGKVFTGDFDPVPHAHVTTTTTHKSLRGPRGGMVLCQPEYADAVDRGCPMVLGGPLSQVMAAKAVALAEARRPEFQTYAQAVADNAVALAEGLMKRGVKLVTDGTENHLVLLDVSSYGITGRQAESALLDAGIVTNRNAVPRDPNGAWYTSGVRIGTPALTTRGFGVDEFDRVAELMVDVLSSVTPTTTSAGAASKAKYVLADGVADKTRAASAELLDKHPLYPGLDLN from the coding sequence ATGACTCAACCCTTCGACGCCACTGCCGCGTCGGCCGCCTACCGCAACGCGCTCGAGGTGATCGGCGCGGTGGAACCCACCATCGCCGGCGCGATCCGCGCCGAGCTGGATGACCAGCGCTCCTCCCTCAAGCTGATCGCGAGCGAGAACTACGCCTCCCCCGCCACCTTGCTGACGATGGGCAACTGGCTCTCGGACAAGTACGCCGAGGGCACCGTCGGCCACCGGTTCTACGCCGGCTGCCAGAACGTCGACACCGTCGAGCAGGCCGCCGCGGACCACGCGAAAGCGCTCTTCGACGCTCCGCACGCCTACGTCCAGCCGCACTCCGGCATCGACGCCAACCTGGTCGCGTTCTGGGCGATCCTGGCCAACCGGATCGAGTCCCCGGCCCTGGCGCAGGCGAGCGCCAAGCACGTCAACGACCTGTCCGACGAGGACTGGACCACGCTGCGCAAGGCGCTCGGCGACCAGAAGATGCTGGGCATGTCGCTGGACGCCGGCGGCCACCTGACGCACGGCTTCCGGCCGAACATCTCCGGCAAGATGTTCCACCAGAGCTCCTACGGCACCGACCCGGAGACCGGGCTGCTGGACTACGACAAGGTCGCCGCGACGGCCCGGGAGTTCAAGCCGCTGATCCTGATCGCCGGCTACTCGGCGTACCCGCGCAAGATCGACTTCGCCAAGATGCGCGAGATCGCCGACGAGGTCGGCGCCACCCTGATGGTCGACATGGCGCATTTCGCCGGGCTGGTCGCCGGCAAGGTGTTCACCGGCGACTTCGACCCGGTGCCGCACGCGCACGTCACCACCACCACCACGCACAAGTCGCTGCGCGGCCCGCGCGGCGGCATGGTGCTGTGCCAGCCCGAGTACGCCGACGCGGTGGACCGGGGTTGCCCGATGGTGCTCGGTGGTCCGCTCAGCCAGGTGATGGCGGCCAAGGCCGTCGCGCTGGCCGAGGCCCGCCGGCCGGAGTTCCAGACCTACGCCCAGGCCGTCGCCGACAACGCGGTCGCGCTCGCCGAGGGCCTGATGAAGCGCGGCGTGAAGCTGGTCACCGACGGCACCGAGAACCACCTGGTGCTGCTGGACGTCTCGTCGTACGGCATCACCGGCCGGCAGGCCGAGTCGGCGCTGCTCGACGCAGGCATCGTCACCAACCGCAACGCCGTACCGCGTGACCCGAACGGCGCCTGGTACACCTCGGGCGTGCGGATCGGTACGCCGGCGCTCACCACGCGCGGCTTCGGCGTGGACGAGTTCGACCGGGTCGCCGAGCTGATGGTCGACGTGCTGTCCAGCGTCACCCCGACCACCACGTCGGCCGGCGCGGCGTCCAAGGCCAAGTACGTGCTGGCGGACGGCGTCGCCGACAAGACCCGCGCGGCCTCGGCCGAGCTGCTCGACAAGCACCCGCTCTACCCGGGCCTCGACCTGAACTGA